The Manihot esculenta cultivar AM560-2 chromosome 8, M.esculenta_v8, whole genome shotgun sequence genomic interval cccgaggaaccgaggaacccagcagtgagatagctacttcagagtctgttcagagtcagcttgaggtgagtagaatggatctttatgtttcaaagtaattaaattttgagcatattcatgcatcacgaatgccatgagatatattaggttgcttgcattagatttcacgaatatgttgcattgcataatatgatgttgatgtggatggatattggatgacccattagccctcgatataatatgatgatgatacggtatggaagtccagtgaggcccattctacgcccctggcacattggaatgttatgttatgttatgtttaagggaaagaccagagacccattctacgccctggcatagttggactatgtagagggctattggtgacaagtccatccttgatgtgatttgtctgtgatgtgatgcgttccatgaaagcatatgttttaaatataatattttactattttgctcactgggctctagtagctcacctctttctcttaatccccaggtttgtaggttcaggatagaccaggaagtctcCAAGGGTAAAAGtttagtttatgtaatagtttagtagtggacatgagaaggattgtaatgtaatgtaacatGATGTAATAAtgtttattgaggattagtattgtgcttgaccctagagtttatggttaatccctttttgtacatgatccttatgtatgtttttaatgatgttatatgaaaaccaagcttgatgtatgtaatgttgacccaactagagcatttgatgaggactctagtatggggtttttatgtattcagttttagtgcatgcacaagtcaagcttggtagatggaaagtttaaagtttttatgtatatgcttgatcatgtatgggagttaacaggtatacaggatgtatgttaggcttgctacgagtcccggtgaccttaagtcgatctggatcttagcgccggtagcggtccggtttccgggtcgttacagcaagctcatcataacaaagctaaaTCTTTATAAAAACCTTTTTTTATCTTCACTTTAGGTTTTACTTTAGGTTTCCCTTTGTGTAGATTTAGTACATAggcttgattaggctccctaagcccataattgcaagtgttgcactaaATCTACCCTATATGAATTGAAGCACGCGCCAAGTGTatttggatcatatgaatatgactttaaactccttttagatttatttgaatgatataaggttTCTCCTCACCATTGTTGGAAATTtatcctattggatccgtatcagttTCAAAAGTGGTAATAAGGAATATTTTACTCGTGATTGCACTAAGCGTAAAAAGATAAATGACTATTTTACACTTATGAatgcaataaaatttttaagttatattttatttaatgaatCTAATCCTTTATAGATTATAGATTCAGGTACTACAAACTATGTAGCGaatgattaaaatattatcattatttgacTACTCTCAAGGGCCGAAATGGATATATGTTGGGAACAACTGTAGAGTGGAGATGAAGAGTATTGGCATCGGCAAGCTTGCCATGCATAGTGGGCAGACTTTGCTCCTATATGATGTCTTATTTTATCCTTGGAttcattgaaatttattttctatgttAGTGTTGACTAAACTTCATTTTTCTATTCATTTTTATGAGTAAGGTGTTAACTTATTTCTAGGTAGAAGATTTTATAGTCCTAGATATTTCTTGGATAGTTTTGCTATTAGTCAATTGGTCTTAAAGGTTTGGTAATTTTATTCTAATGTTTCAAATTTAGCAAATTAGTCCAAAATGGAAGTTCTTGTGAAATTTTATCCTAATTTGAAATCTTAATTAGGAGAAGTGTGTTATTACTGACTTGGTGGGAGAGATGACATGTTTAATATTAATTGTGAGTCCCATATTGACACATAAGCAACTATGgttcaaaaaaattaagttaaaaaaaaccCTAAAAGAATCTTGTAATTCATTCAATAGCTAAATAACTCAGTGACCCCATAGATTTTATTACACCATCCACCATCGCTCACTCTTGACTGTTGCAATATCAACACCATTAAGGAGAAGTACAAGATCGAGAAGGCTAGGTTTGTGATGGTTCATGAGGTCTAGAAGAAGTACAGGATTAACTCCATAACTCCACCATGACTGTGACGGTTGTGATAGCTACACCCACAATTGAATCGAAGAGTGAAGAGGGGAAgggagaggaggaggaggagaataaAGGAGATGAGGAGAGACATGGGATAAAGAGATTAGCTCAAGCTATAGAGAGATTTGAAGAGGCTTATGAGAGATTGGAGATCAAGAAGTTGAGGCAGATATTGGATTTAGAGAAGCAGAGAATGAAATTCACTAGAGATTGAGAAATGGAGAGGAAGCAAACTTGCACCAATACATAAATTTAGCTTgagaagatcaagaaagataaGTGATCTAGGTACATTGATGAGAGAGATTATTAAACTTTGACTTGAAATTATTAAGATCTCCTAATTTAAGGCAAGCGATCTAGATGAATTAGgagattcttttaattttttaaccatggtaaatatttttaatctaaCCACATTAACTAATAGTCAATTATACATAATAATAACCATGATTGTCTATGCGTCAATATGCACCcatgtttaatatttaaaatgtcatttgtttaatatttaattttaaaatgtcatTTAAAATGCCATTTCTCCCTATTTATTCTTAATTGTTGCTGAAGGACTGTCTTTGTTGATTCAGGATAGTGAAAATAAGGGCCTTTTGCATGGGTGTTGCGCGAAAGTTGGTTGCCCCCGAGTTTCTCACCTTTTCTTTGTAGATGATTCCTTACTATTTTTTGATGGTACAGTGGAGGAAGCTATACGGATTAAGCAAATTCTTGGTGTTTATGAGAAGGCTTCAGGTCAGGctgtaaattttgataaatctgGTATCATGTTTAGTCCGTGTGTGTCTGAGGAAAACCGGTTGACCATCTCTGGAATACTTGATGTTCATCTTCCTTTGGGTAGCGGTAATTATTTGGGGTTACCATCTCTTATTGGCCGTAGTAAAAAGcaaattttctctttcttgaGGGATCGCATTTGGAAACGTATTAGTAGTTGGAGTAATCGTTTTCTTTCTCGTGCAGGCAGAGAAGTATTAATTAAATCTGTATTACAGGCAATTCCAACATATTGCATGAATGTTTTTTTATTACCTGTTTCCACTTGCCGACAGCTACAGGTCATGATGAATAAATTTTGGTGGGGTGGTTGTCGTGAGGATGGGAGAGGGATGAATTGGCTCTCGTGGGATCGAATGTGCGGCCGTAAATCGGAAGGTGGGATGGGCTTTCGGGATTTGGCTAGTTTTAATACTGCCTTATTGGGAAAGCAAGGTTGGCGTTTGTTGGTTGACACCAATTCTCTTCTATATAGAGTGCTCAAAGCTAAATATTTTCCGAATGGGGATTTTTTGTCAGCTCGGTTAGGTTCTAACTATAGCTTCGTTTGGAAGAGTATTTTGTCTTCTCAACAAATGTTGCAACGTGGGGTAAGGTGGCGAATTGGTGATGGTAAGCAGGTTTTTGTTGTTAATTGCCCTTGGATTCCTCGGGATATTGGTTTTATGCCTTTAGATGAGGCGATGTTTGTTCCTGAAGCCATGAGagtatgtgatttgtttgttgaAGGTGAGCTGCATTGGGATGTAGAGAAGCTAATGAATATTTTTAGTGTTGCTGATATGAGAGCTATTCTTACTATTCCATTGCCTCTATTCCCAAAACCGGATAAATTAATTTGGCACTTGCATAAGAAGGGTGTGTACTCAGTTAAATCTGCCTATTTTTGTGCCTTAGAATTGTCGGGTAGGACTGGTGTGCTGGGTTATAATGATGGGTGGAATCGTCTTTGGTCTCTTGATGTTCCTCCCAAAGTTCGGGATTTTCTTTGGCGTACTTGTCGTGGAGTGCTTCCTACTCGGGATATTCTTTTGAGGCGTGGGATACATGTACCTGCTGCATGTCTTTTTTGTGATCATGATGAATCTATTTCACATGTTTTTTTGCATTGTCCAATGGCTGTTGAGTTATGGAGACTTGTTGGTTTTTCTACTGCTGTTGATTTTTCTATATTCATGGATTtctttattcatatttataatactTTTGGCAGAGAAAGGACTGCACGTATGGCTATACATGCATGGAAGTTATGGCATGCCAGGAATGAAAGATTGtgggtcaataaagttttgtcaCCCAGTGAGGTTCATCATGCTGCTAGTTCCTATTTTAATGATTATGTGGCTTCACTTGTGTCTCGACCAAGGATGTTATCCCACCCATCTGTTCCTCGTGTGCTCCCATTGGTTGAGGCTACCACTCTTGaagttgattggattgtatTCATTGATTGTACAGTCTTTGCTAGTGCTGATTTGTTCGGTTTTGCAGCAGTATTTGAGGACTTGGAAGGCTTCTTTTCCATTGCAATTTCGGGTTTCTATGAGGGGGGTGGGCAACCTGTTATTGCTGAAGCTTTGGCCTTGCGTCAATGTTTATTTTATGCTAGAGATTGTTTTCTTCAGGCGGGTTGTATTTTTAcggataaccaatccttagccttGGCTATTCGCTCTCCTTTGGATGACTTTTCAGAGTTTGGATTAGTTGTTTCTGATTGCAAAGATGTTATGCGGTCTCAGGATAACATTCATGTTTGTTGGGTACGGCGTTCAGAAAATAGAGCCGCCCATTTATTAGCTAGAGAGTCTATTCATCATGGTAGATTCAAGATTTGGATTGACATTCCTGATTGTCTCTTGGATTATTATTCTACAAGATAAATAAAGTCTttcttgattcaaaaaaaaaaaacaacgatATACTCTTCTCAATTTGGATTTCAAAGTAAGATTAAAGGTTTATAAAAGTTTCAATTTTGAACTAATTTACCAAAATTGAAACGTTAGAATTAAATTACTTAACTACCCAAAAGTTTGGCTTTATAAAGCCAATTGACTTTTGTTATTTTAGATATTATTAGTAATTCTAGTAATGTatgtttttgttttcttatttACTTATTCTAATGTATCTATGAATGATGTGAATTTCTGTCATGGTAAACTCGGCCATATAGATCAATAACATACGTAATAATTAGCAGTAAAAAATGACTTATTAGGTAATATTAATAAAGCGAAAATGTCAActtgtaaatattatttaatgggAAAAAtgtcaagaaaacaatttggaAAGGTAACCAGAGTTGAATTTTTAATACAAGTAATTCATTCTAATATTTATCGTCCAATGAACCTAAGGGCTAGGCATGGTGTATATTGACGATTACACTCAATATAGTTTGACTATTTACTATCTCATAAATATGAgaatttaagttattttattaaatttttttacttttgttcAGAATTAATTAGATAGAAATATAAATTCTTTAAGAACTGATCAAGATAGAAAATATTTATGAGGgcaattcaaagaattataggatgaaaaatataaaatatcaattaacAATTTCAAGTACACCACAACAAAACATTATAATGGAAATGAAAACTAAAACTCTATTAGGAATGGCTAGATTGATGATGGACAAGCTAATTTAACAATCATCTATTGGGTGGGTGGTACACTATTAATGACCACCTTTATACTTAATTCCCACCATACAAGTTATGGACTAAATATAATCCtaattaaaaattctaaaaCCATGGAGATGTACTGCAATTGCTCACAACCCTTCCTATATATTTGGAAAATTAAGTTCAAGGCGAAAGAAATGTATCATTTTAAGATGTTCCGAATAATCAAAAGAAATGTGTTTATTAGTGAGCAAGATAATGGAAGTGTAATTGAGTTTAAATTACAGATCTCACATTTTTAGAAAATGACTTTCTAAAGCATGGAGGGATGGAACAATGCTTATCTCTATTTAAAACTCACAATCAAGACACTTCTACTATAAAGATTTTGACATATAAACTTTCAAGTGGgagcaatatatatataaataaatatgtttATTTGGATTCATAATTGCAACCTAAAGGGAATCCAATTAAGAAATTTGATCCAAGTGAGAATAATGTACCTATTAAAGAGTTAATAAATTGATCCCAGCTATAATGAACGAGCAATCCAAGGATTTTTCATCATCGTTTTgaaattgaaggaaaaatatTTATAGTTATTCCTTATGAAGAAGTGCCAAAGAATATAAATACAAATCTTAATTAAATGTCTGGCTAAAGTAATAAAAGAAGAGATTGCCATTAGAATGTAAGATAATTGAAAATAAGTAGACTCTCAAAATAAAGTATAAGATTGACAGTAAtactaaaaaatacaaaatttatttGGTAGCTAAGGAGTATATATAATAAGATGAAATAGATTATGAGAAAACTTTTTTATCTGTTACAATATACACCTCAATAAAATTAGTTTTAGTATTAGATGCTAACTTGAATATTGAATTACATCAATTTTATATGAGACtatcttttttcattttttctcaATATTGAATGAGAAGAGGAAAACTAAGGTTCCAATGTAGAAAGCTAAGAATATAAAATGTACTCTTAAACCTCAAATAATCTTGAAAATAATTGTATATTAGATTTCATAAATAGTTTACTATTTTTTGTCATAGAAAATTATTGTTTCCCAACAGtttcatatttatttcttttctttttttttacatttttcataattttttttatcatattctTTTTAAGTTGCATATGCTATTCCCAACTCCATTTCCATACCCAGTTGTTTCTGCTTAAATCATTGATTATTTTGCCACAATATTCATAAGTCATCATTTTGAATGCATCCTACTTTTTACATCTCAATGTGGTTGTGCGCCACAACTCACTCTTTACAACCTCCACTCTGACGTAACTCGTCttattaatttaaagaaaaaaaattattatttaattatcatattatagaaaaaattaattgcttatttaattttaaaaaatatattaaaatatttttaatattttaaaaaatttactaattcatctccctctattaattttaaccattaaatattataaataaataatatagagtaattaattttaatttttataataaatttagacAGAACttctataataatttttttaaaaaaaattaaaatacatgacTTTTAAAAGTGTAATAAAGGCATATACCTATcataaaatttaagataaaaatttcaatagtttataaatcaattttatatttttataaattttttaaattttttcataatttttcatattaaattttttattataaataataactttTAACTGTTTAAActactttttaattattaaaaattcaataaaaaattttaatttttaatcattcgttttctaaatttcattttaattaaatatttttttattaaaactctTGATGTaatctaaataattatatttcaaaaatttaaaatatatttaacataaaaaaattaattaataaattttttatacaattgaaagattaattaataaattttttaaaatataaaaattaaataataaactacttaacaaataaaacaaataaaaaaatcaactataatattttttaaaatatcagaaatattttaatatattttttaaagttgagagatcaattaattataatatagaggttaaataataaattttttaaaaaaaaattactttttattaaataaaaaaagaaactattaTAGTCcagctttttttctttttgttgaaGTATTATAATACAGCCTTACTCGGTTTGATGAATGAAAGTAATATAATTTGAGAGACTTAAACTGTTTATTCTCTTAAACTCTCTAATTTGTTCAtgcataattttaaatttttttaaataaaatttttaatttagaaaaaattaaaattctttatttCAAAAGGCATAATGGGCCGACTCTGAATCTCGAAAGCAAGCATGTTGGCGAGGTGCATAAATGCTTGGGACTACCAGAGGAGGAGTTGAGTGGAGTCAGGGGCGCTGTAGCCTGGTACTTGACAATTGGGCCGACCATCCACAAGAACATACAAAACCAAAGGACGATTTTGCCTACTGGCCTCTGCTTACGACAAACAAAAACGACGATATTGCTTGCCGTGAAACAGTGACTGATCAGGTCAAAAGTTGTCTGGTTGCTGGGTGGTGGTCACCGGTTTAGTTAACAATTATCATTACTTTCCATACCTGGATGTCGTTGACATGGCACTTCCTGATTGGCCAAATATCTACAGGATGTTGAGAACAACTTTCGGCTTGCATCGGAGTTTCTGCCTCGGTTCTAGAAGCAGGCGGTCTGGCATGTTTC includes:
- the LOC122724436 gene encoding uncharacterized protein LOC122724436 — encoded protein: MIVYASICTHDSENKGLLHGCCAKVGCPRVSHLFFVDDSLLFFDGTVEEAIRIKQILGVYEKASGQAVNFDKSGIMFSPCVSEENRLTISGILDVHLPLGSGNYLGLPSLIGRSKKQIFSFLRDRIWKRISSWSNRFLSRAGREVLIKSVLQAIPTYCMNVFLLPVSTCRQLQVMMNKFWWGGCREDGRGMNWLSWDRMCGRKSEGGMGFRDLASFNTALLGKQGWRLLVDTNSLLYRVLKAKYFPNGDFLSARLGSNYSFVWKSILSSQQMLQRGVRWRIGDGKQVFVVNCPWIPRDIGFMPLDEAMFVPEAMRVCDLFVEEKGLHVWLYMHGSYGMPGMKDCGSIKFCHPVRFIMLLVPILMIMWLHLCLDQGCYPTHLFLVCSHWLRLPLLKLIGLYSLIVQSLLVLICSVLQQYLRTWKASFPLQFRVSMRGVGNLLLLKLWPCVNVYFMLEIVFFRRVVFLRITNP